GCTGACAGAATAATACAGTGAACACTCATACACCCCCTTCACCTAGACTCGCCGATTGTTAGCATTTTTCCATCTTTGTGCTCTTGCTTCACACACACCCACAATTTCGTGCGTGTGTGGAGGTACTTGAATCATGACATGTCATCCTTAAACGTTTCAGCATGCATCTTCCTGAGAACTAGGACATTCTCTGTATAGAAATCACAATGGTGGCATCAGTCAGGAGAGTGCGCACGGATCCAGTGAAATGATCTAATAGACCCTTCATTTGAAACATGTCCCAATTAGCTCCAAAGTGTTCTTtacagctccccacccccaccctgaccAGAATCCAGTCAAGGATGAgtctttcctatttctttagTCTTCAATCCAAAAAAGCCTCCCAGCCTGTGCCACTGGCCTTACTGGAAGTCCCCACTCCATTTCTGAATAGATTGACAGCCCAAGCTCCAGGACGTCTGAGTCTTGGCGCAGACAAAGCGATTTGACTCTAAGGCTATTGAATGACTTTTGAGGCTTGGCCCAGGACCACggtttgggaatcctatgagacAGCCTTGCTGGAATCCACATCCCCATTAGGTAAGGGGCCTGCAATCCTAAAATCCCACTCTATACATCAGCACCAAAAAACACTGTTTTCCGGGCCTTAAAAGGGAGCCGCTCTTCAGCTGTGGCTATTGTTTCCACAATTCTTTGTGAGGGTGGGGCAtacccgcccccccaccccagggaaaTGACAAGAGGTTTAAGAATGCGACTCTGCCCTCTGCCCGGGCCTGGCTGGTCTGCCTGGCTGTTCTGCATCCCAGGCCTTCACACAACTCGGTTCTCCTGAACCTCGGGGTGCTTCCCAGTGACCCACAGCCGCAGCAGAAGCTGCttccctgggctctggagccgTCTCAGTAATCAGCTTTGTTGAGTCGCTTTGCGGACAGCAGCTGCCCCAGGCCTCCCCGGGAAGGGAGGTGATTGGATTAGCAGGGACGTGGTTAATGGAAaatggaagggggaggggagaggtgagtTAAGTGCTACCCTCCTGGGGGACTGTGACTTCCGCTCACAGCAGCTGGGGCTGCCCGCCCTCCTCTCCCACTGCTGCTGTTCAGCTGTTCAGTTAGCCAGAGGCCAGGAGGATGGCTGAGGCCGTCACTGCTGCCTCCCCAAACCCAGACCTGGACCTGAGTTATTTGTCCCCAGCGGTTCTCCTGGCCTGCTGTACAGGATCTGGCAGGATGACAGAAGAAAGCACTGAGACCTGCTGTTGAAAATGCCCAAGTCCATTTTCAGACAATTCCTCAGCAGCTTCTTCCAGGGGAATCTTGCAACTGTGGAGGTGCGGACGTAGGGGGACAGTGAATATCCATGTCCCCCAGCACCTGGCCAAGGGCCTGGCACATTCCTAGAGTTGAGGGGACTCGAGAGCTCAGAAAGGGCTGGAGACTTGAACccaaaagggaagagggagacCTCCAAGTGAGGAAGTGGACATAAACCTAATCCTTGTGTTGGGTGGACCGTGTCAGGACGGGGTGTGTAGAAGGACCGACGTGCAAGTCTCAGCCCTCAGAGTCAGATGTTCTGGCTGCCAGCATCAGCTCTGAGCCTGTGCCTGCCATGTGAGCCTTGGTAAGGTGCCTTGTCCCTGGAAGTCCCCACTCACCCTCACAAGCAAACTAGAGCTGCTTTTTAAACAACCACTAAAGCCCATTACATAGATATCATATTGCCAAGAGCCTAGAGGTCTTCTAGAAAGCTCCTTCAGAAGTGCTGTCACCCAGAAGATCAAGATATGACTGAGCACCACTAAAGGACAATTTAAACTTCAGTCCAGATCCTGCCGCTGGGTGAAAAGGGGCCAGTGTGTCCACTGTAGGAGCAGGGCTGACTGAGAGCAAGGGGCAGCCTGAGAAcagcccctctgcctctgctgctccCAAGAGAATCCTAAATATGGGAGCAAACCTAACACATCGGCAAACATCCACCACCTCCCTGTCATCACCACAGGTGAGGTTAGCAAGAACGGCAGGGCCTCGGTTTCATCTCATTAGGCCCCAGTCCCTGTCCTCCCTGGGATGGTGACTACAACAGGCCTCCTCAAGCTGGTCAGAATCTACTCTAATGACGCAATTAGTCACCCACTTGTCAAAAGCACCTGCTTATAAATGCATTGTAACAATCACTCAGCAAAGACAAACGCCTCTGGCTGGCCTCACTGGCCTTCTCCTCCCTGCAAGGGTTCTCTCCAGTGTAAACCACTGTGTCCAGCAAAATTCGGAATGGGCACTGCAGACACGCTGACGAGGCACTAAAGAGGCTCGCTCACGGTTCCACTGTCTGGGCCATCCTCACTTCCAAGAAAAGTAGAGAAGGAGGAGTTCGGATCAGGCTCAGGACCCTGGGGGTGGCGCAGAGGAGCCAAGGGTACCGACCCTGGGAATGTGCATGGCTTCACACCTGGGAAGCAGGCTTCCCATCTAGAGAGATGCATCAGAAAAAGTGTCCAGGGCTAGGCAGGGGTTGCATGCGAGCTCCCAAACACCTCTCTGGATATCCTGAAGCAAGACGGCAGGGTCAGGGCAGGGCTGCTGGACAGCAGGGATGGGCTTGGGGCAGAAGCAGGAGGGCGGGTCTGGGGCGCTCGGGTGCCCTGTAGGAGGGCCTTATCCAGCCAGGTGCACACTGATCCGCAGCCGCAGGGGaaatgtgccaagcactgggcaGTTTGAAAACGACAATAAAAAGGATTGCAGTTGTCCTACCGGATGGGCTTCAGACATAAATGACTCAGGAATCTGGATTTCAAATTGGCCTAAAAGAAggctgctttcctttttttttttttttcctttaagtgttATATTTTTCACTATCAAGACAACTGTCACTATTGCAGTCCTTGAAAGGAGACACACACACGTGGATTTGGGAACCCGACGGCcagagggtgagggtgaggggtgggtgtGACCTGTGCCTGGAGGAGAGACCACGAAGAGCTAGCCAGGCGACAAAACACAACTCCGACAGGCGAGGCGAcactgtgggggagggaggtgagccTGCACACCGGGACCGTCTTTTCCAGCCGGTCGCCGGCTCTGCCCTCCCTGTATAGGGACCCGGTTCTGAGCTCCGCGGTGGGTGGCAGGGGGCGTCGAGCCGCGGCGGAAACCGGGTCCCGAGGTGGGGAGGGGCGCCCAGGAGGGCGGGTACGTACCTGTTTGGCCTCGGCGGCCTGCTCCTCTGCCTCCGCCGGCGTCACTGCGGGCTCGTCCAGCAGCGCGGGCTCCTCCGGCCCCTCGGGCGCGGCCGCGGACTCCGCGGCGCAGGGACCGGGTGGCGCGGGCGTCCCGCTGGCCTCGGCCGGGGGCGCGGGCTCCGGGGGCGCGCGGGCAGGCTCCGGGCTCGCGGTAGCCCCGCGCCGCACCAGCAGCCAGGCGAGCAGCAGCGCCAACGCGGTGGCCAGCACGGGCAGCGCGGCCAGCAGCTCGGCCGGCGCCTCCATCGCGCCGCGGCCGCCGGAGTGCCTGCCCGCGGGGACCCCGAGGGAGCCCGCCGCGCCGCGCTGTGCCTGCGCCCCGCCCCGGGGCGGAGTCCCCGCCgtgccccgcccccggcccgcccTCGACATCCCCCGCCCCCGGGGTGACTCTAGATACTGGGGACCAGAGCCCCGACCCCTGGGGAAGCGCTCCTGAGGCCGGAGTAGCGCCAAGACCTCCTTGCCCGGGAGGGCCATACGGTTTGAGCTTAGTTTAAGCTCCTTTTGAAAACCAGTTTGAAATACCCAGTACTCAAGGGTCCCTGGATTATTGTCATCTTTTGGCACCACTTCAGCCCCATGCAGGTCATCTTACAGCAGTTCGGAATTGCTAGTTGCGGGATGCCGAGGGTGAAGTAAAGACAGGAGGGCCCATGTACGTTGTGACACTGGCCTGAAAGACCAAACCAAACACCAACTCTGCTTATTTTTAGCCACTTTGTAGACACATCACCAGCTGCTCTTACTCCCTAGGGTTGCCTTAATACATTTCACAAAGAGGACGCTTCCTGGGCCTGGTGGGTGAATGCCCCTCCGGGTCTGGACCCAGCAGCCTTCCATACAGCCCTCATGGAATGGACCCTGCCCCCAAAGACGGGCTTCTGGAATTCAGCACCAGGTGCTGTGAGTCAGCTGTTTCCTCTAGtgacttttcttctttacatAATTTTGGAATGTAGGAGAGAGTGGATTGAGGGAAAGGTCTACTGTTTTTGTTTCTCCAGATCCTTCCAGGGCTGTGTTACTGAACAGTTATGTTGGAGATGAATGCATTGTAACAAAAAACTATCTACTGCTCCCAAACCCTGctctagttattttaaaaaaacaaagagcgGTCAAAGTTTGTATCAGGCCAAACATAGGTCTAATGTTGAAAAATCAAGGCTCTAGTTTTTGCTTAGGATGCATTTAATactcttttgttttttgaagtacagtGACTGAGCTGATCTCTGATGTAAGTCAAGATGCTGGAAGGGGTGCTTCCTCTTCAACGAAAGATGCAAGCTCCAGTTAGGACAGACAGGATTCCAGCAGCAGAGTGAGCTTAATCCTGCTGTATTACAAAATATTAGGAGCACGTGCAAAAGGAATTTTAGTGGCAGTTGATGAAAAATGCCCCACAACTATAAAATGTAGAGTGGGGCTTTCTCTCTTAGCTTTTGACCACTGTGGGACTTTCAGCCAAAGTCTGCTtacacttggattttttttcaataaacacatACTGCAGTACTACGTAATCTGAGGTTGGCTGCAGAACTGGGAAGGGATACAGAGGGCTAACCGTAAGTTTATCTTGAATTTTCCACTGTGTGGAGGGACGATTGGTACCCTATAAACCAAGGGTCAAGTGTATATTTAAGCGGTCCTATTGTGAGACAGACAGTACATTCTATTGACCTTCAGATGAGTACAAATGAAAACAAGGACAAATGATGCAGAAAAACCTCCAAATCAAGttgctttatttaaaatgataaacaagTTTCATCCCagtgaaagtttaaaaatatccACCCGGTGGTGGCCCCCCCGGGCATTTGGTGGCGGACCCCACGGCAAAGACCTAAGCAGGACTAGGAGGTGCTCGGGACCCTCTACTCAACAACTAGAGGGGGCACGGGGCGTTCAGCAGACAGTCCCAGTTCTTCTGTCACGTCCAGTCCCCTCGGAGAGAGCAGGCGGGGCCCGTTCTCCGGCTcccaggagagaagggggtgggggccagatgtttcaagtgtttttttttttttttaagaatttaaaaaatttatttttaacaaaataatacatgtatatagtTTGAAAAAGCCAAATAGTTGTATAAGCTCTCCAGTGAGGAACAGCAGTTCCCTGCTTCACCTTCTTTCTCCCATTGATTCCTGCTCCCCAGATGTTTCAAGGTTTTGAACTCACGAGGAGACAAGGCTGAGAGCCACCGCAGCCAGGGCTGCCTCAGTTTGCTGCATATGATGTAACATCAGTGCAACGTCTTGACAgaagctggggaggggagtgtgAGGAGAAAACAGACTCCACGTGGAACCATCAGTGGTACCCAGCACACGCGGCAAACAGCTTGCTCGTGGAAATGCTATGTAGAATTCAAGGAGCCTGCAGCTGCGAGCTTATACGCCTACTTCGCAGCAGTGCTTTTCACATTTACTACAGAACCCCTGTCCCACCCCATACTCTTACCTAAAGTCCTAAAGTATATCAAGGCTAATAAATTTCTAAAGCACTTGCACCAGCAACTTTCTTGCTGATCCTTAGTTTAAATACTGTTAGCTGACTTACAAAGGAGCCACGTACCAAGTGAGTTTAAGACTACAGCTATAATCATAATTACAGCTTTTATGAGGTCTTTTATGAAGATCTCATACACCTGCATTTAACAAGGACTGAACTTGCTTTTCTGGTCATGGAAATGGACACGCATGCAATGTTCCTACCCTGACCAGTGGCCCTTGTGAACGACGCCACATTCACCATCCGTTAAATTCCATGAGGTCAGCGATCTGGGCTTATCACTGCTGCATCTCAAgcacctagtacagtgcctggtacTCAAACAGTTGTCAAACGCTTGAATGACTAACAAGTAGGCAAGTGCAAGCATGAGCAAAATGTGAACAGTGTCTCTGTTTTGGGTGCCTTTCCCCTCAAAGTCACAgtacagcagccccaggaggcGCCTGTGTGTGGCACTGGCCGTCTCAGGCTGGTGGGAAAGCCTTTGGTACCTCCCTCGTTCTCCAAGACCCAGAGCCCTCCTGATGTCCCGGCCCTCCCCTTTGGTAGTTACTGGACCAAGAGCCCTTCCTCCAGGACCCAGCTTGTTGGCTGTAAGATCAGCTGTCCTCTTGGAGAATAATCTCTAAAGATAGTTGAATGTCATAGCCTTCTCCTTGTTCTTGACACCACTCAGAGTAGCTCATGCCAGGAAGGTAGGAGGGTTAACTTTAGGATGGATGGACCCCTGTTCCTACTTCCTGCCCAGCCACCGCTCCGTTCCTTCCTCAGTTTCCCTACCTCGGCCCTGCTTTGATTCCACGGTGGTGTGCTTGCCTGGCATGAAGCGACCGTAGAAGGGGGCTGCTGAACCTCTGGCCTGGCCACAAGTAAAGACTGTCCTGTGGTCACTCATGGGGTGGAGAGAGCCAAACGCAATCCATGCCGCCCAGGTACCCTCGGGAGGGGTGACTGCGGGCCTGTCAGACGGGCCGGGCCCCTCATTTCTGGGTATTGTTTAGCAAACAGGACTCATCTTTGGCACGTGGGGAAGTAGACCTGGGTGGCTAATCTCTCAACTCCACCCTCTACTTTGCCAGACCAGTCACTGCAAACGGGTCCCACCACGCCCCCTGGCGGCAAGCAGCCTTTgggtctggttttgtttttagcCTTTAAACTACGTTTATGGAGGAGCAGTTGATATGAACTTGACAGACAGGCGATAGCCTGGTAGCCCCAATACTagggagaagaaaaaagcatTCTGAAGATGTCaagaaaactctttttttaaaggaCGAGGAGGAACACCATTCAGGTATTAATACAAAGAGATGATTCCTTAAGGGTTTGAATTTACTCAGGCCCACAAGGGGCCCTCCCTGGCACCAGAGGGCACCGCTGGTGGGCAAAGGGGAGCCGCCCgcggaggtgaggctgggcagcTAGAGGGACCCTAGGAAGGGAGCCCAAGTTCCCCTCCAACCCAGAAACGCATTCTGGCTGGCGTTTTGGAGTGCAGAAGACTGGATGAAGACAAAATAGGGAAGCAGCCTTCTAGGGCAAAGCCCTATTACCAACCCAGGGCCAGGAAGCGATCACCAGTCTGTCAAAAACAGAACACCTGGCAAAGAGGAGGCCAGGATTCTCCTGATTAAACCCACTTTTAGGGAGGATTTTGAGAGGTAACGTCAAACAATTCCAGGACATCTGcacacactccctccctccccgttCCAACCCAGTGTGTCTTTGACCACTCcctcttgtttttatttaaatgtagggACAGATTAAGGCAAGCAGGTGAATCCAGAGGCCCAAAGATGGCGCCTGCTGGTCAATCCCTACATACTTTCCCCGGGGTATTTAGAAGCCAAAACAGATCCCAAAGACCAGACGCACCATCTCTGCACTTGCTCCCAGCACGTAACATGATCCCTGCCCTCACGCCTGCAGGTTGGAGAAATGGGGATGCTAATCATGAATTCTCTGACAGGGTGAGGGCTGCTCACTTACGGACCATATGGTGGGACAGACTGGGACGAACCTGTTAGAACTTGGCCCTGTTTATAATTTAAGCTCCATGAGAATACACCGAATACCTTTCCTGCTCTGTTCATAAACAGAACCACCCCAGCATGTCATCCCTCCTCCAAAGCAAACCACACAAAATTACCCCGGACCCTGACAGCCTCTGACTGCGGGGAGCAGGTAAGGAATCGTAAGACCGAGGCAGTGGTGGGCTGTGCTGGCCGCGCTGGCCGGGGTCCTCCGCCGATCATGGTTTTGGACGGATGATGCCACCCAGGAAGGCAGCGGGCTCACCGGACTTCTCACCGGAGATTGCTCCACACAGAATGCAGGGTCCACTTCCCACTCTCGGCGTCTCTGCTCGCACGCAGCTGGCTACGTGGACAGCGGGAGCCTCTCCCACACCGGTGAGGCAACAGGTGCAACAAGACACTCAAAGAACCACAACCCTCCAGCCTTGTGGGCGACCGGCTTGGTTTTAAAGGAGAAGCACAGAACCTTCTTACCCGACATCACGCTAGGGCTTCGGTGCTTCACTGAGCTTGCtgagatttttaatttcttgacaATCTATTCTTAGTAAGCAGTGAAAACAGCATTCGACTGAAGACAGAAGCTCGGACCAGAGAGGATTATCCAAAttcaaagaagacagagaaggagCAGAAGACGGGAAAACTGAGTTGAGTGGCCACCAACAGTGCACACGGGAGCCGCCTCAGGGAGAGTTTCTTTATCTGCTCAGGGGTGAGCACGGCCGCCACAAGTGTCCCTAATCCTGCCAAGGAAAGTACAACTGCCTGTAATCAGCAAGTAGACAGCACAGCTGGGCACAAAGCCGGAAGGAAATGTGAGAAGCAGAAACCCCCGGACCCCAGGCTGAAGGGCTTCCTCAAAAATTACTTTCTTATAAATTACAACGTCACACCTCAAGGGCAGAGATAAGTCTACAGTAATAGAAACAACTTTAAAAGGCAAGAAGAGAAATCTAAGTATGGCTGCAAAAAGGACAACGTGGGTTGAGAAATGCACAATCTAGTCTGAAAGTCAATTGATTAAGACACCGGAATGTCCCCCATCAAGTCCCTGCCAGCCCACAGAGAATGAGGAAGAGACAACAGAAAAGGGGGTGGGCCCTAAACTTCCATCACGTTTAAGAATGTGCTCAGCTGCTTGGAGATACAGAGACCACCACAGGGAGGTCGCCTGCAGCAGGGGGGCCTTCAGGCAGCATCCTACAAGCTTCAGTATCTCACCATCTTCCAgaaacctcccctcccctcccagtgccACTGGCAGTGACACTTTAACTAGCAGCACATGGAGAAgagggctctgggctctggaTGTGGCCACCAAACTTCAGCCTGAGCCTGTTAGGAGCCCAGGACCAGGGCAGGTGCCTGCAGAAAGATAAGCTTATTGATTTTTATCtcaaattttaacttatttagaTCCAATCTGGAGACGTGATTTGGATTTTGTAAAAAATCTGCAAGCACTCGAAGCAGCAATGACAAAAGCAGGAGGCCATGCCTCCGCCTCCTCAGAGGACACTGGGTAATTTCTCGTATTTCCCCCCTTTCCTGTGGTAACTACTGCTTCCCAGCGAGGGCACCGGCCAGTGGAGTCACTATTTTCTCCCAAGACCACAACTAGAAGAGTGACAAGGGAGGTTCCGGTATTCTctaggaaaaaaatgtcaaagatataaaatgagtttaatttttattaaataatgtaAAGGGTTTCGTTGGCACCATCCACGTAGATTCTTGCCTTTATGCGTAAAACAAGCCACGTTAATTTGCTTTGGTAGCGGAGAAAAGGAGCTACTGTAGCAAATGCTGAGCGAACCGACTCACAGCCCGAGAGTGTCATCACTCTCTGGCTTTCGCCGGCCCTCCTGGGCCTGCAGGTCCGAAAGGCTGCCCCCGGGGGCCCTGCCGCAGGCCGCAGGCTTGTCCTCCTACACAGACACCAGCCGAGCCCGGTCACCTGGAGGAGCTGCGCTCTTTGCTGACACAGTCGTCCTGGGAGGTGGTGTCCCCGTTGCCCACCATGCTGCACGTGCGCCTCTTCTTCCTGCGGTGCGTCGTCCCGTCGCCCTCGGATCCAGACTCGCACTGGACGCAGGAGAGAAACAGGGGTTCAGTCAGATGCAACCCAGGTCTTCCTTAGACAAACCTCTGACCTCAGGAGACGGCACAGGCATCGTCCACTTTCTCCCAGAAGCAAAAAGGCCCTTTCTGACATAGTCTGAACGTCCATCTCCCTGGGGGCCCAGTGTCCCTCCAGAGGTGGCTAATGGGAGGGCTGTTTGTTTGGAATCAAGATGCTTACTCTAAGAATGTGTTACCGTCTGGGCTCTGCGGTCGCTTTATGGAATTTCACTGTAACTGAACGTACAGCACTCAACATGCATAGAACACGCCCTCGCCTCCCTTGAGAAGGCTGACTCAGCAGATTATGTGAAGTTGCGAGACGGACGTCCCCTCTGCTAAAAGCACGGGACCCCCTCACCCGGTGTGATGTTAGCTTTTAACCAGGTGACTGAATTTGCTGAGTTTCCAGACTTACACTTGACCATCCACGGGAGATTCCTAACGTGGGCTGTGAGGTCAGAATGCTTGGAGTCTGAACCCCGACACCACTGATCGCCAAATGGGTGATCCCGGGCCATTTACTTCGGGACATCCCCAGACACCCTCTCACCCCTTGGGATTACTAGAACAATTCACAAACACGTGTAAAGCTATCAAACGGGCAAAATTCACCCCCCAGCAGGAACGGTGGCAGCTGGAGTTCTTGGGAGAAAATGAAACGTGTTCACATCGCTCTCCCTCCTGGATGTGAGGGGGGAGAGTTGCATCTGGTTTTTATGGGTGACTCGCCCTGGACGCCCGGTGAGCGAGCAAGGCCTCACCTCCGAGTCCGAGTCTGACGAGCTGGaactggaggagctggaggagtcGCTGGAGCTGTCAGAGGCGATCCCCGTGGATTCCTGCAGGTCGACGGAGTCAGCCAGGACTGCCAACTCAGGATGCTCCTGCTTCAAGATCCTGAGAGACAAGAAACACTGTGCTCAGTGCCTGGACAGATGACGACACCCCCGCACAGTACCCCCGACTCGGAGCTGAGACCCGTCTCTCCAGGACACACAGATCCACAAGCTGGGAACAAGAAACCCAGCATGCCGCTCAGGCTGCCCTGGAAGGAAAACTAGCCCCGCGCCCCGCACTGCCCCTGTGCACACGAGCCGGACGTGCTGCCGGCACGCGAGGCAGTTTCCTTGAGTTTGCCTTGGTCTCCCCCTCGGGAGAACCGTCTCTCCCCCTTGCTGTTTCCCTGATCCTGTGCTAGCTGATCTTTTTAACCTCTCCTTTGCACAGCACAGTACCAAATGACGGGAGCTGGGCTTGGTTAAACTCTGTCTGTAGGAGCAGAAACAGTCAGGTCAGGAAGAGATCAGAAGTGTCAAGTAACAGAGAGGGTCCCCCCTCGCTGGAGGAGAAAACTCAACGGAGCTTTCTGGGGCTGCAGCCCTCCCCTTAGGGACCTACTCTGGCATCCACTGCAACCAGGGACTAAGACCTGCGGGACGGGAAGGCCTTCAGAGTGACCAGATTGCAGTGGCCTGCAGGACAGAGTAAGTGGGCCTCAGGTGCCCAAGAGTGCGGGGAGAACAAAGCCACCACCCTTGCTGGCCCTCTCAGCAGGGAGGCTGAGCACTGAACAAGCCAGGATCCCTCTCTTACCCCGAGAGCTGGTCCCTCCGGGCCAGGGTTGGGACACAGTGGCACGGGGTGGCTGGGGGTGGCTTGCACTGCCGCGGCCCGTGCTGTATCTGTTCTGTGGATAAACAGAGGGGCTAAGTCTCCAGGGCGGTCACCTCACTCACAAGACCCGAAGGCAGTGAGCTCGGATGGAAGGAATGCTTTGGGGCGAGAAAAAGGAAGTCACCAAGTAAAACCCAAACAAAATGCTTCCTGTGCGAGTCCtaactttggggagaaaaaacaaaaacaaaaaacaaccccaaaaaaacagaaaatgagaaacaatCCCGATTAGAACCGTGCTCTGACTGACTGGCTCTGCTCAAACATGCAGTCCTAGCCTGTCACCTCGAGGCTGGCAAGCACCCCGAGAACCAGCCCTGACCACGGGCCCACTCTGCTCAGCCCGTGAGCTTCTGCAGGCCCGGCGTCTCCCAGGCCTGTCTGAAATCAGCGCACCTTACAGCAGCAGTGGACTCTTTCCATTTTATCTCTGGGGTAGACGTTAGAACAAAgcgaaaataagaaaaaaaaaaaaaaagtctctcacCTATACCATTTCCTCGACAACTTTGGTCTCCCTCTTACCGTCTTGTGCCACACAACAGGGAAGTTGGTGCTGCTG
This is a stretch of genomic DNA from Camelus bactrianus isolate YW-2024 breed Bactrian camel chromosome 16, ASM4877302v1, whole genome shotgun sequence. It encodes these proteins:
- the MXRA7 gene encoding matrix-remodeling-associated protein 7, coding for MALPGKEVLALLRPQERFPRGRGSGPQYLESPRGRGMSRAGRGRGTAGTPPRGGAQAQRGAAGSLGVPAGRHSGGRGAMEAPAELLAALPVLATALALLLAWLLVRRGATASPEPARAPPEPAPPAEASGTPAPPGPCAAESAAAPEGPEEPALLDEPAVTPAEAEEQAAEAKQEEEQGLDGEEGPPQAEPEEEDGAEAFSFKYSPGKLRGNQYKKMMTKEELEEEQRVQKEQLAAIFKLMKDNKETFGEMSDGDVQEQLRLYDM